The following proteins are encoded in a genomic region of Clarias gariepinus isolate MV-2021 ecotype Netherlands chromosome 12, CGAR_prim_01v2, whole genome shotgun sequence:
- the net1 gene encoding neuroepithelial cell-transforming gene 1 protein isoform X2: protein MVAYDEPGVVPIKRTLQKIDYQNQVCKELEEPSTKRVRPLGRVTSLANLISPVKNGAVRRFGQTLQASLRGDGRSPGVPQQKAGSKAAAPTPPKRRNSTLWSETLDVHQKGAFSTKEIKRQEAIFELSRGEHDLIEDLQLARKAYHDPMLKLSIMSEEELTAIFGDLDAYIPLHEDLLAQLARATGPDGTVGEIGQIVVDWLPRLNAYRAYCSNQLAAKALLDQKKQDPKVQDFLQRCLESPFSRKLDLWSFLDIPRSRLVKYPLLLKEILRHTPPEHPDTASLEKAVSIIQGVLSDINMKKGESECQYYIDKLEYLEDKQKDPRIEQCKSLLCHGELRNKSGTKLHVFLFTEVLVLTRPVVRNERQCFQVYRQPIPVQDLVLEDLQDGDVRMGGSFRGAFSNSDKAKNIFRVRFQDQAQGQSHTLQVNDIFHKQQWLNCLRSAMSVVQSEVSTDPCSERCASTASAIVHMEETDENQPQSPEPPSPTSSTTSTSSSSSSSSSSSSLSPTSSSSPRKSKKDKRILCSLGKRKETMV, encoded by the exons ATGGTGGCTTACGATGAACCTGGTGTGGTGCCTATCAAACGGACTCTACAGAAAATAGACTATCAGAACCAAGTGTGCAAAGAACTTGAG GAACCCAGTACTAAGCGTGTGCGGCCACTGGGCCGAGTCACCTCACTGGCGAACCTCATCTCCCCCGTGAAGAATGGGGCCGTCCGGCGCTTCGGTCAGACCCTGCAGGCTTCACTGCGGGGTGACGGACGCTCCCCGGGCGTGCCCCAGCAAAAAGCAGGCAGCAAGGCTGCAGCACCCACACCACCCAAGCGCCGTAACAGCACCCTCTGGTCCGAAACCCTGGATGTGCACCAGAAAGGAGCCTTCTCCACAAAGGAGATAAAGAGACAAGAG GCAATATTCGAGCTGTCTCGAGGTGAGCATGACCTGATCGAGGACCTCCAGCTTGCCCGCAAG GCATACCACGACCCCATGTTGAAACTATCGATCATGTCCGAAGAAGAGCTTACTGCCATCTTTGGAGATCTTGATGCTTACATCCCACTTCATGAAG ATTTGTTGGCGCAGCTAGCCAGAGCAACGGGCCCCGATGGAACAGTCGGAGAGATCGGCCAGATTGTAGTCGACTGG CTGCCCAGACTGAATGCATACCGGGCATACTGCAGCAACCAGCTGGCAGCCAAAGCCCTGCTGGACCAGAAAAAGCAGGATCCAAAAGTGCAAGACTTCCTGCAGCGCTGCCTTGAGTCACCCTTCAGCAGAAAGCTGGACCTGTGGAGCTTCCTCGACATCCCCCGATCACGGCTGGTCAAATACCCGCTTCTGCTGAAGGAGATCCTCAGACATACACCACCTGAACACCCAGACACTGCCAGCCTTGAGAAAGCT GTCAGCATTATTCAAGGTGTGCTTTCTGACATAAACATGAAGAAAGGCGAGTCGGAGTGCCAGTACTACATAGataaactggagtacctggaagaCAAACAGAAAGATCCACGCATAGAGCAGTGCAAGAGCCTGCTCTGCCATGGCGAACTGCGCAACAAGAGTGGCACG AAGCTACACGTGTTCCTGTTTACTGAAGTCCTGGTACTGACACGGCCCGTGGTCCGGAACGAACGCCAGTGCTTCCAGGTGTACCGTCAGCCCATTCCAGTGCAGGACCTGGTGCTGGAGGACCTGCAGGACGGAGATGTTCGCATGGGCGGCTCCTTCAGAGGAGCTTTCAGCAACTCCGACAAAG CCAAGAACATCTTCCGTGTGCGTTTCCAGGACCAGGCACAGGGTCAGTCACACACCCTTCAAGTCAACGACATATTCCACAAGCAGCAGTGGCTGAACTGTCTGCGCAGCGCCATGTCGGTCGTCCAGAGTGAAGTCTCCACTGACCCCTGCTCTGAACGCTGCGCCTCCACAGCCTCCGCAATCGTCCACATGGAGGAGACCGACGAGAACCAGCCTCAAAGCCCTGAGCCCCCCAGCCCCACATCCTCCACCACCTCCACATCATCCTCTTCGTCGTCATCGTCGTCTTCCTCATCCTTGTCGCCCACGTCGTCTAGCTCGCCAAGGAAATCTAAAAAAGACAAGCGCATACTCTGCTCTCTGGGCAAGAGGAAGGAAACCATGGTATAG